The Listeria welshimeri serovar 6b str. SLCC5334 genome has a window encoding:
- a CDS encoding redox-sensing transcriptional repressor Rex translates to MMEETTKIPQATAKRLPLYHRYLKYLDESGKERVSSAELSEAVKVDSATIRRDFSYFGALGKKGYGYNVSYILDFFSKTLSQDKQTNVALIGVGNLGTALLHYNFMKNNNIKIVAAFDVDPAKVGSVQQDIPIYHLNDMEEIVRENGVEVVILTVPADEAQVTVDRLIEADVKGILNFTPARISVPKQVRVHHIDLTTELQTLIYFLENYPAKTE, encoded by the coding sequence ATGATGGAGGAAACAACTAAAATTCCACAAGCGACAGCAAAACGCTTACCATTATATCATCGTTACTTGAAATACCTAGACGAATCAGGTAAGGAACGAGTATCATCAGCAGAATTAAGTGAAGCGGTAAAAGTTGATTCGGCGACTATTCGACGCGATTTTTCGTACTTTGGCGCATTAGGTAAAAAAGGATATGGGTATAATGTTTCTTACATACTCGACTTTTTCAGTAAAACGCTTAGTCAAGACAAACAGACGAATGTTGCACTAATTGGTGTAGGTAACCTTGGTACAGCATTATTACATTATAATTTCATGAAAAATAATAATATCAAAATCGTTGCTGCATTTGATGTGGATCCAGCGAAGGTTGGTAGTGTTCAACAAGATATTCCAATTTATCATTTAAATGATATGGAAGAAATTGTTCGTGAAAATGGTGTGGAAGTGGTTATTTTAACTGTTCCAGCAGATGAAGCACAAGTAACCGTAGATCGTTTAATCGAAGCGGATGTCAAAGGTATTCTAAACTTTACACCAGCTCGTATCAGTGTTCCAAAACAAGTTCGTGTGCACCACATCGATCTTACAACGGAATTACAAACGTTAATCTATTTCCTAGAAAATTATCCGGCAAAAACGGAATAA
- a CDS encoding CPBP family intramembrane glutamic endopeptidase: MAKRYITIVLVYLLLLFSASIGIPIVQHILLSMTSISIADAQTYGVIAWSIFSNLLSLAIIIPMLYKKPKENKIEVGIKTTPLLSIVWIIGGVIGLYVAQIICSIILTSIAGSMSESANTELLVNLTKSAPIFLIFISILGPILEELVFRKVIFGGLSNRINIHVAAVISSLFFGLLHGDISFLLTYFVIGLILCFLYTKTKRIAVSMGAHILMNTIVLVLSLGIIGG; the protein is encoded by the coding sequence TTGGCTAAACGTTATATTACCATTGTGTTAGTTTATTTATTATTACTATTTTCTGCTTCTATTGGAATTCCAATTGTTCAACACATCTTACTAAGTATGACGTCCATCTCTATAGCGGATGCGCAAACTTACGGCGTTATTGCTTGGTCGATTTTCTCTAATCTTTTGTCGCTTGCCATTATAATTCCAATGCTTTATAAAAAACCAAAAGAAAATAAAATCGAAGTTGGTATAAAAACGACACCATTATTAAGTATTGTTTGGATTATTGGTGGGGTGATTGGTTTATATGTAGCTCAAATTATTTGTAGCATTATCCTTACATCCATAGCTGGGAGTATGAGTGAGTCAGCAAACACCGAATTACTTGTAAACTTAACTAAATCAGCACCTATTTTCTTGATATTCATTTCTATTCTTGGACCAATTTTAGAAGAACTCGTTTTTAGAAAAGTGATTTTTGGTGGGTTGAGTAATAGAATCAATATTCATGTGGCTGCGGTCATTAGTTCGCTTTTCTTTGGTTTACTTCATGGAGATATTTCCTTTTTACTAACCTATTTTGTCATCGGACTGATTCTTTGTTTTCTTTATACAAAAACAAAAAGAATTGCTGTTTCGATGGGTGCACATATTTTAATGAATACAATTGTTTTGGTTTTGAGTCTTGGAATCATTGGAGGATAA